The sequence TTGCCGAAGCGGTCATGATGGCTTGGTTGATCGTCACCTTGGCCGCGGCAGCCATCTCGAGGGCTTTCTTGACCTCATCTTTCTTCCCTTTGTCGTCACTCCATGCAGGACTGATCAGAACCGCCGTCATAAAAAGCACTGTTACTGCACTTCCCAGCAGCTTCATGGATACCTCCTCTGTTCACTTGATGATTCCCCACACGGCATGACTCTCTCCAGCCATGCTCGATAACGGGCAAAAGAAATGCAAGACGCGAGCCGCTTTCGATTCTTCCACTGACTCCGTGAAAAATCGACGGTGCTGCCCCTTTACGCAACACATCGGAGCGATGCACTGAGGGGTTCGGCGACGAGGCATTTCGTCATCAGCACGCTGTGTCAACCTGGCACCGGAAACGGCAGAGACTCCTTCATCGTCGTGTAGACACATTTCGCCACCGCTTCATTGCCCTGCGGAGAGTAGTGGTTCTCCAAAAACCGGTCGGCAGAATTGACCTCGGACACACACGGGGTGGCGTCAAGGTATGGGATACCGACCTGCTCCAGCACCTGCTTACCAAGGGACACGTACGAAGCCTCTCTTCCGAGATCCATCTTCATAGGCAGAAATACCACGAGAGGAACCGAACCTTCTTCCTTCACCGACCGCACGAATGTCTTCAGGATCGCCGCATTGGTAGCAATCAGTCCGTCTCCAGATGAATCAGGACCGGCGGCTTCCCACGGGGGAAACAGACTCGTGAGCAGCCGAATCAAGTAAAAGAAATGGTACCAATGTGTCTGCCAATCGCTCGCCCGGTAGCCTTGATCGTAATTCAGAAGAGGAAGATCAGAAATCGATCCTGCGGAAAAGATCGCTTCAGTGGAAAGTGGAGTCCGGTTGAGGTTGACAAGTTCTCCGTCTCGCAGGATGAATCGAGGTTTTGAGAACGGCATATTCCATTCAGGCATGGCGATAAAGGGATACACCCACATCGTGCGGAAAAGATCATGTGAGATGAAGCTGAAGATCACAATGTTCGGTCTCCGCTTACGGACATCTTTCTCGTACCGCACAAACGACTGGCCCAGGCCATATCCACCGACTCCAAAGTTTAAGACCAGAAATTCGTCGCCCAACATTTGATTCAACTTATGCCCCCAGGTCTCCTCATAACTCACCTCATTGCCGAACGTGAAGGAGTCTCCTATGAGGGCAATGTTCGTCAGCTTCTCGGTCTTAGGAAACACAATTCCATCCCGTGGAGCGCGAAGCCCCTCTGAACTGGAACAATAGAGGCCGTTGGCACTACATCTATTTGGTTCCACGGTCCAACCCGCCCAGTCATCATAAATCACATAATTATCAGACCGGTCGCCGCTGGAACTCTCCACAAGTTGCCGGTGTATCGCTTTGTCCCAGTTTCTCGGCTTCAACACCACGTTCCCAAACGCTTCACCATCCATGTAGTTTCGAGAACCGATTCTCACGGCCATTTCCCCCGCTAGCACAATCAGCAATACGCTGACGAAGTTCATCATCACAACCATGCGAAAACGACCTGAGGGTGATCGCTTGTGTACCAGATACCGGTGAACAAGGTCTGTTCCACTTATGAGGAGTGCAGCGACAGCGCATAGAAGCG is a genomic window of Candidatus Nitrospira kreftii containing:
- a CDS encoding hypothetical protein (conserved exported protein of unknown function) gives rise to the protein MKLLGSAVTVLFMTAVLISPAWSDDKGKKDEVKKALEMAAAAKVTINQAIMTASAKVAGKVIEAELEKKHNKLIWEVEVVTTDNKVMEVHIDAETGAVIDVEQE
- a CDS encoding hypothetical protein (conserved membrane protein of unknown function) encodes the protein MTSETALSKRELLLLISIFVFESAIAVVVIAMYMKGQRSFQVFLSSRPGVALLCAVAALLISGTDLVHRYLVHKRSPSGRFRMVVMMNFVSVLLIVLAGEMAVRIGSRNYMDGEAFGNVVLKPRNWDKAIHRQLVESSSGDRSDNYVIYDDWAGWTVEPNRCSANGLYCSSSEGLRAPRDGIVFPKTEKLTNIALIGDSFTFGNEVSYEETWGHKLNQMLGDEFLVLNFGVGGYGLGQSFVRYEKDVRKRRPNIVIFSFISHDLFRTMWVYPFIAMPEWNMPFSKPRFILRDGELVNLNRTPLSTEAIFSAGSISDLPLLNYDQGYRASDWQTHWYHFFYLIRLLTSLFPPWEAAGPDSSGDGLIATNAAILKTFVRSVKEEGSVPLVVFLPMKMDLGREASYVSLGKQVLEQVGIPYLDATPCVSEVNSADRFLENHYSPQGNEAVAKCVYTTMKESLPFPVPG